One region of Streptococcus salivarius genomic DNA includes:
- a CDS encoding helix-turn-helix transcriptional regulator, translating into MAKESKIKTNLKEVREAYGMTQQDLADQVGIRRETIVHLENNRYNPSLEMALKIAQVFNKQVEELFRLK; encoded by the coding sequence ATGGCGAAAGAAAGTAAAATAAAGACTAACTTGAAAGAAGTAAGGGAAGCTTATGGTATGACTCAACAAGATTTAGCAGATCAAGTAGGAATACGGAGAGAAACGATTGTTCACTTGGAAAATAACCGCTACAACCCTTCGTTGGAAATGGCTTTAAAAATAGCACAAGTCTTTAATAAACAAGTAGAAGAACTATTTCGTCTGAAATAA